Below is a window of Pseudomonadota bacterium DNA.
GCGACAGGGCGTCTGCCCGCGCCTGGTTCAGCGTCTGGGTGGCCAGGTTCAGCGAGAAGCTCGACAGGGCGGCCATGGCAAAGCCCACCGTCAGAACGACGCTCGCCACCAGGAGCACCAGCGCCAGGCTGAAGCCTCTCGACCTGCTGCGCACCCCGCACCTCCTATGTGTGTACCTGTTCGACAGCCTCCCGTCGAATTCCACCTCTGGCCGAACGCGTCGAGGGGCTTCTCGGCTCATCGCGCCGACGCGTTCGCCGGGTCGGCGGCAAGCCCGGTGTTGACGGCCGTGAAGAGACGGCAGTCCTCTTCGAGGTCGTGCACGTGCACGTTCACGGTCACGGGGTTCGTTCGCACCGGGTCGAGCACGCTCCCGGTGCCTCCGAAGCGTGCGGCCAGGGGGTCGAGGGTGGCCTCCGCCTTGAATCCGCGAACCCCGCGAGAGAGGGGGCGGTCACGATCTGCGTCGGGGCGGAAGCTCTCGAGCCGATAGACGAGGCAGCCCGACTCGTCGAACGCCAGCGGACGCGTGCCGATGTAGAGGACCTGGCGCGGACCGTCGAGATAGAGCACCTCGTAGCACTGCCAGATCACGCTGCCGTCGCTGCGCTGCGCAATACGGCCCGAAGCATCGACGGCGCTCAGGAACGACAGCGAGGTGGCGTCTTCCGTGAGGCCCGTGTCCGGGTCTACAATCGTGTCCGGCGAGGTCCAGATCGACTCGACGCACGAGGCGCGAAGGTCGTGCGCCACGCGGTTGACCACGGCCAGGGCGCTCTGGCGAACGTGCGAGCGCTTGTTCGAGAGCGCCCACGACCGAAGCCCCGGGATCATGAGCTCATAGGTCGCGGTCAGCATGAGCATGCCGATGGCGCTGGCCACCACGAGCTCGGCCAGGCTCATGCCCCTGGGCGAGCGCTGGAGGGGCGGCATGTGAGCGAGACGCCCGTCACGGGTGGTAGACACGGGTACGCAGCACCACCGGGACGGCCTGGGTGTTCCATGAGACCTTCACCACCACGTCGTAGAGCCGTGGGGGCTTCACGTCGTCAACGCCGTAGATGGCCCGCTCGACGCGATAGGTGGTCTGGTTGATGGTCACCTCGCGATCGACGTTCATGTTCAGGTCGCTGGGGATGAAGGCGACGCTCTCGGCGTCGGTGAGCATCTCGATGGCATACAGCGTCGCCGCTTGAATGCTCTCGGAACGCTTGAGGCTGTTGGCATTCATGGGGATGAGCCCCACGATGAGGATGAGGGCTGTGGCCACCAGCACGAGGGAGACCACGATCTCCATGAGCGAGAAGCCGCGTCTGCGGCGCGTGAGCGGGGAAGGTTGTGCGCTGGCTCGCATCTGCTGGTGGTGCTCTCTCGGCTCTGGCGACGGTTGCGCGCCCGCCGCGACTGGCTTGCGCTTCGGTTTCAGGCTGCGGTGCAGGCGATCCTGCCGAGGCCGCTCGCGTCTGCACGAACGCCGCTCCTGACGCTTCGCGCAGGGCGTCTGTCTGCGGCTCGAGCGACGGAATAGGTCGAATGGACGAGGCGGAAATAGTTCCCTTGTGACGTCACGAACCAGTGAACCCCTTGTCTACCCGACCGAGGCGAACGCGAAGAGAGGGAGATACCCTCCACGCCCGCCCCAAGAACGTTGGGAGGACAACACGAAATGGGCACACATCTCTCGATTCGGCAGAAGCTCGGGCAGGCCGTCACCGCGGCCCTCATCGTCGGCTCGCTGGTAGGATGCGGCGGGGGCGGCAGCGTTGCCGGGCAGGCAGAGAACGGCGCGGCGACGGCAGTCACCGCGAGCAGCGGCGATACCACGGCGGTCGCCACGGGGAGCGACGCCGCTGGAATCACCGTGTCCGCTCGGGGAATGGCGTCGAAGGAGAGCGGCACGGCCACCCCTTCGCCGACGCCCAGGCCGGCGGCCTCCCCCGTCGCGTCGGCGCTGAGCATCACCGCAACGGGCTGCACCTGCACCGTGAACGGTGTGGCCGTGACCGCGGCGGCGGCCGGCGCGACGGTGGCGGTAACCGCGAACACACCGCCTTCGGGACAGGTGTTCAGCGGCTGGTCGGGGAGCGCCCCTCTCGTGTCGACCTCTGGGCTCAGCACCACCTTCGTGATGCCCCAGGGGGCTGTCACCGTGACCGCGCAGTTCGGCGCCCAGGCCACCATCGCGCAGCCCGTGGCGTCGCACCCGCGCCTCTGGATCACCCAGGCCGATCTGCCGAAGCTGCGGGGATGGGCCGCGGCTTCGAACTCGACCTACCAGCAGGGCATCGCGCCCCTGGTGAACGGGGCCATCAACGTCTACAACACCCAGTACTTCCCTGGCGGCGTGCAGAACGCCACCTGGCCGGATCCGGGCGACACCCAGGGCTACACGGGCCCGCAGACCGAGCAGTACGCGCTGCTGTTCGCCTTCCAGTCGCTCATCGATCCCAACCCCACGAACGCGGCGCAGCACGCCCAGCGCGCTCGCAACCTGCTGATGGTGGCGATGAACGAGGCGGCGAAGGGCGTGGCCGCGGGCCAGCCGTTCCGCGACCCGAAGTTCGTCACGTTCAACCGCGGCAACGCCTCGGCCAGCTTCTTCCCCCTGGTGGTCGACTGGATCTACAATGCCACCGACGCCAATGGCAAGCGCATCCTCACCTCGCAAGACCTGACCACCATCCGCAAGGTGTTCCTCACCTGGTCGAACCAGTGCCTCAACGCCAACACCACGAACGGCGACCACCCCTCGCCCGTGGGCACCACGACGCAGGCGCTGCTGCTGCCCAACGGCAAGGCGCTGCGCACGGCGGCGAACAACTACTATCTCGGCCACGCCCGCCTGCTCACGATGATGGCGCTCTGCATCGACCCCGCCGACGACCCGGCCGTTGACCCGCGCATCTCGAACGCTGTGCTGGGCAACACGCTGCGCAGCTACATCAAGAACGCCACGGGGGCGTGGCTCCTGCAGGAGTACGCGATGTTCGGCGACCGCGCCGACGTGATCAGCCGCCTGGGCCTGCCGGCCGCTGCCGACGTGGGTCTCGCCAGCGGCGGCACGGCGGCCGAGGGGAGCATGTACGGCCACTCCATCGGGTTCCTGTTCGGTCAGCTGCTGGCGCTCAAGACCGCGGGCTACGACGACCCCGCCCTCAGCGGTCCGCAGGCGGCGCTGGTGAACAACCCCATCTTCTTCGACCGCTACATCCGCGCCACCGCGGCAAGCCTCGTGCCCGTCGCCCAGGTGCCCACGGGCGGTAATTCCTACCTCGGCCCCATCTTCAGCTGGTACACCTACGGCGACATCCTGCGCACCTGGCTGACCCCGGAGTTCAGCCCCAACTTCGCCCTGCTCGGCCTGCTCGACCAGAAGAACGGGGTCTCCACCCGTCTCAATGCCGAGCGCTGGTTCGTGAACAGCGCCATCGAGGGCGGCGCGGGCAAGGCGCTCACCCGCGTGAGCAACCCCTGGGCATACGGGGTCGACAGCGCCATCCTCACCTTCCTGCTGATGGACCCCAATGCCGCCGCGGCCACCGACCCTCGCGCGAGTCTCGGCACCGCCCACTACGACGCCGGCCAGGGCCGCCTGTACGAGCACACCAGCTACAGCGCCACCTCTTCGATGGTTGCCTTCTCGAACAGCTGGAGCAGCATCGACCATCAGCAGGCCGACGCCAACCGCGTCGACTTCCACCGCAACGGCGAGTGGCTCACCCGCGGCATCGCCAACTACGACACCCAGTGGGTGGGTCAGGCCACCGACTACCAGAACACCGTCTCCATCCACAACTGGTGCCAGGCGGGCAAGCCCACGACGCTGAGCTGGTTCGAGGGGACCTTCTGGACGATGGGCTCGCAGTGGCTCGAGGGCTACAGCGCGGGCGACCCCACAACCACCTGCGACGTGCAGGGCGCCTACACCTACGTCAACGGCGACGCCACCAACCTCTACAACCGTCCCGCGCAGTGGAGCGCCGCCAGCGCCGCCCTCGACGTGCAGAACGCCAGCCGCTCGCTGCTCTGGATCAAGCCCGATCGCCTCGTGATCTTCGACCGCGCCAAGACCCTGCACACGGGTCTCGACAAGCACCTCAGCCTCGGAATGATTGCAACGCCTGCCCTCACCCAGGGTGCGGGTGGCGCAATGGCCACCGAGGTGACCCCCCAGGGCCAGCGCCTCTACGTGCAGTCGCTGCTCCCCGCCGGCGCCACGATGAAGACCAGCGCCATCGCCATCAGCGCCAGCGCGGTGGCCGCACTCGAGCCCGCCAAGGGGCGCCTCGTGGTGCAGGACACGGCGGGCGCCGCCGACACCTGCTTCCTCACCGTCCTCGAGGGCGCCGACGCCACCAAGACTGCGCCGGACAGCGCGGTGCTGGTGAAGAGCACCGCGGGCACGGCCTTCGATGGCGCGGTGCTCAACGGCCAGAACGCGGTGATGTTCGTGCACGACGCGAAGGCCACGTTCAGCAGCACCACCTACACCGTGCCTGGCTCGGTGACCACCCACTACCTCTGCGGCCTCACCCCCGCGGCGGGCTACACCGTGACCAGAACCGTGACCGCGGGCGGCGTGCAGGTGACCATCACGCCCGGCGGCACGGTGACCGCCGACGCGGGCGGCGTGCTGGTCTTCTGAGAGGGCAGCGGCCTCTCTCTGACGGCAACCTCCAGGCGCACGGCCCGAGCGGGCCGTGCGCCTGCGTCATGCCGGAAGGGTCCCTCGGGCCCGCGTGCCCTCGGCTCGCTTCGCGACTGGAGGAGTTCCCGCACACGGTGGCCAATCCTGGGCCGAGCTTTGCCGAGGCATCTGTCGTGGTGGAGCGCATTCACCACGACGGTCGCCGTGCCGTCATCTGAGGCTCTTCTCCATGTCGCAGCGACGTGCCCTGATCACGGGCATCACCGGTTTTGTCGGCAGCCACCTTGCCGAGCTCCTCCTCGCCGAGCACCCCGACGTGCAGATCTACGGCACCGCGCGCTGGCGCAGCCGTCTCGAGAACATGGCCCACATCGCCGATCGCGTGACCATCATTGAGTGCGATCTCGTCGATGCCGCGTCGGTGCGCGCCATGATCGCGCAGGTGCGACCGGACATCGTCTTCCATCTCGCGGCGCAGAGCTTTGTTCCTACCTCGTGGCACGCGCCAGTCGACACGCTCACCACCAACCTCATGTCGCAGCTGAACCTCTTCGAGGCCATCCGGAGCAGCGGTCTCGATCCGGTGATACAGATCGCGGGCTCGAGCGAGGAGTACGGCAAGGTGCTCCCCGATGAGGTGCCCATCACCGAGAGCAACCCTCTCCGTCCGCTGAGCCCCTACGCGGTGAGCAAGGTGGGGCAGGACATGATGGCCTGGCAGTACTTCCACTGCCACGGGCTGCGCACCATTCGCACCCGCGCCTTCAACCACACCGGCCCGCGCCGGGGCGAGGTGTTCGTCGAGAGCAACTTTGCCCGCCAGGTGGCCGAGATCGAGGCCGGCCTCGTACCGCCCGTTCTGCGGGTGGGCAATCTCGACGCCAAGCGCGACTACACCGACGTGCGCGACATCGTGCGCGCCTACTGGCTGGCGGTGACGAAGGCAGAGCCCGGCGAGGTCTACAACATCGCTAGCGGCACGACGATTCCCGTGCGCACGGTGCTCGACATGCTGCTGGCCGAGTCGCGGGTTCCCATCACGGTCGAGCTCGATCCCGCGCGGCTGCGGCCGTCCGACGTGGAGATACTGCTGGGCGACAACGGCAAGTTCTGCCGCAAGACCGGCTGGGCCCCCCGCATCCCGTTCGAGCAGACCCTGGCCGACCTGCTCGCCTACTGGCGCGCGCGCGTTGCCGCCGAAGCCTCACTGGTCACGGAGAAGCAACCTCGATGAAAGTACTGATCACCGGCATCACCGGACTCATGGGCGGGCTGCTGGCCCGCCATCTGCTCGACGAGCACCCCGGATACGAGGTCGTTGGCACCCATCGCTGGCGCAGCCGCATGCACGCGGTGGAGGGCATCAAGCGCAGGCTCGATCTGCGCGAGTGCGACGTGCGCGACGCGAGCAGCGTGCGACGGCTCGTGGCGGCCGTCAAGCCAGACCGCATCTTCCACCTGGCCGCTCAGAGCAGCGTGCAGGCATCGCAGCACGCGCCCGCTGACACCCTGGCCACCAACGTGGTGGGGCTGGTGAACCTGCTCGAGGCGGTGCGCGAGCATCACCCCGCCGCGCGGATTCTCGTCCCTGGGTCGTCTGAGGAGTATGGCCTCCAGGAAGACAGCGCGCAGGCGGTCGTGGAGACCAGCCCGCTGCGACCGCTGAGCCCCTACGGCGTCAGCAAGGTCACGCAAGACATGCTGGGGCTGCAGTACCACGAGAGCTACAAGCTCCACATCGTGCGCACGCGCGCATTCAACCACACGGCCCCGGGTCGTGAAGACGTGTTCGTCGAGAGCAGCTTCGCCCGTCAGATTGCCGAGATCGAGGCCGGCCTGCGCGAGCCGGTGGTGCGCGTGGGCAATCTCGAGGTGGTGCGCGATTACAGCGACGCCCGTGACGTGGCCAGGGCCTACGCGCTGGCGCTCGAGAGGTGCGTGTCCGGCGAGGTCTACAACATCTGCTCGGAGCGGGGCGTTCGCATCGGAGAGATGCTCGACATGCTTGCGTCGATGTCGACCGCGCGCATCGAGGTGGTTCGCGACCCCGAACGGGTGCGCGAGCGCGAGGC
It encodes the following:
- a CDS encoding SDR family oxidoreductase, giving the protein MSQRRALITGITGFVGSHLAELLLAEHPDVQIYGTARWRSRLENMAHIADRVTIIECDLVDAASVRAMIAQVRPDIVFHLAAQSFVPTSWHAPVDTLTTNLMSQLNLFEAIRSSGLDPVIQIAGSSEEYGKVLPDEVPITESNPLRPLSPYAVSKVGQDMMAWQYFHCHGLRTIRTRAFNHTGPRRGEVFVESNFARQVAEIEAGLVPPVLRVGNLDAKRDYTDVRDIVRAYWLAVTKAEPGEVYNIASGTTIPVRTVLDMLLAESRVPITVELDPARLRPSDVEILLGDNGKFCRKTGWAPRIPFEQTLADLLAYWRARVAAEASLVTEKQPR
- a CDS encoding SDR family oxidoreductase; amino-acid sequence: MKVLITGITGLMGGLLARHLLDEHPGYEVVGTHRWRSRMHAVEGIKRRLDLRECDVRDASSVRRLVAAVKPDRIFHLAAQSSVQASQHAPADTLATNVVGLVNLLEAVREHHPAARILVPGSSEEYGLQEDSAQAVVETSPLRPLSPYGVSKVTQDMLGLQYHESYKLHIVRTRAFNHTAPGREDVFVESSFARQIAEIEAGLREPVVRVGNLEVVRDYSDARDVARAYALALERCVSGEVYNICSERGVRIGEMLDMLASMSTARIEVVRDPERVREREAPVLVGSAARFRATTGWAPTIPLEQTLREILEYWRGQVRADQRALQATPSTGGER